A stretch of Bombus huntii isolate Logan2020A chromosome 7, iyBomHunt1.1, whole genome shotgun sequence DNA encodes these proteins:
- the LOC126867551 gene encoding uncharacterized protein LOC126867551 — MEAIWNRMQLERPPNATCHIERHKFDASAFLLTLDKIIKDITSQELLHKEAAILSRLIYRMKRKFRNDKGVKSMSKINKVLLKYLSLSLEKEYENLKSYVGIDEKYITLSSKQMVEYVLVKTQGFAKLILRLEQVSKHAAYFLKCRISLGHAWSTAITAFAVVSRIWILSRYLVKKACTWYNDLYQYLYSFEFVGLPWLPKDYELTNDLKSWLSVPWIDNPISSIPSNYGLKNTMFKLITPREYDSDEDLDCDIQDYNKETKSENTFSWVENKNAIHVSVPSEIKNGVSNDDAGEIVDRHTFNLKYIQNTSIADRKEHKIFTKIEETKGNTAYIKGSNRESYFDDVRDEFVTKKKKKNSEKNLMVKNTSKGLITFDAVNNISDLMILLNKESYPGLDKLKWNMIRNKSKRLLDKLEICSDGSKQSIPLKKIMKRIKNWIA; from the exons ATGGAAGCAATATGGAATCGCATGCAATTAGAACGTCCTCCCAATGCAACTTGTCATATCGAACGTCATAAATTTG ATGCATCTGCATTTCTATTAACACTggacaaaattataaaagatataactTCTCAAGAATTATTGCACAAAGAAGCAGCAATTTTAAGCAGATTAATTTATcgtatgaaaagaaaatttcgaaatgacAAAGGTGTCAAATCAATgtctaaaataaataaagttttgCTCAAATATTTGTCATTATCGCTTGAAAAGgaatatgaaaatttgaaGAGCTATGTTGGAAtagatgaaaaatatattacattatctaGTAAACAAATGGTAGAATATGTTTTGGTTAAAACACAAGGTTTTGCAAAACTTATATTACGTTTGGAACAGGTCTCTAAACATGCTGCATATTTTCTTAAATGTAGAATAAGTTTAGGTCATGCCTGGTCTACTGCTATCACTGCATTTGCTGTCGTTAGTAGAATATG GATTTTGTCAAGGTATCTAGTTAAGAAAGCATGTACATGGTATAATGACTTATACCAATAcctatactcttttgaatttGTTGGATTACCTTGGCTACCCAAAGACTACGAACTTACAAATGATTTAAAATCATGGCTATCAGTACCATGGATAGATAACCCTATCTCAAG cATTCCCAGCAATTACGGATTAAAGAATACaatgtttaaattaattacCCCACGTGAATATGATTCAGATGAAGATCTAGATTGTGATATACAAGATTAcaacaaagaaacaaaatctgaaaatacattttcatgggttgaaaataaaaatgctaTACATGTTTCAGTCCCAAGTGAGATAAAAAATGGTGTCTCTAATGATGATGCAGGAG AAATTGTAGATCGTCatacttttaatttaaaatatattcaaaatacATCAATAGCTGATAGAAAGgaacataaaatattcacaAAAATCGAAGAAACAAAAGGAAATACGGCATATATTAAGGGCAGTAATCGAGAATCTTATTTCGATGATGTAAGAGACGAATTTGTAAccaaaaagaagaagaaaaattccgaAAAAAATTTAATGGTAAAAAATACCTCAAAAGGATTAATTACTTTCGATGCTGTGAATAATATATCAGATTTAATGATACTTCTAAACAAAGAATCGTATCCTGGTTTGgataaattaaaatggaaTATGATTAGAAATAAAAGCAAAAGATTATTAGACAAGTTGGAAATTTGTTCTGATGGAAGTAAGCAGTcaattccattaaaaaaaataatgaaacgtaTAAAAAATTGGATTGCTTAA
- the LOC126867564 gene encoding sperm mitochondrial-associated cysteine-rich protein-like, which yields MSVMTKCERPYGKNDLKQMIESCGCCPPMDPQCPPCSISYPPQPVCCYACPTPPCKLESKPNCCPPMPVTCMPCPPRPSLLPCVPRPFVCPPCTGHPCITCAPIPKPVPAPYEAGPVFRAPVITGGLFYVGTIRCYPCLSYAC from the exons ATGTCGGTAATGACAAAATGTGAACGACCTTATGGGAAAAACGATTTAAAACAGATGATCGAAAG TTGCGGTTGCTGTCCACCAATGGATCCACAATGCCCACCTTGTTCTATATCGTACCCGCCTCAACCTGTTTGCTGCTATGCGTGTCCTACTCCACCATGCAAATTGGAATCAAAACCTAATTGTTGTCCACCTATGCCAGTCACCTGCATGCCATGTCCGCCTCGACCTTCACTCTTACCTTGCGTCCCACGCCCTTTCGTTTGTCCACCCTGCACAGGTCACCCGTGTATTACCTGTGCACCTATACCTAAACCAGTCCCAGCTCCTTATGAAGCCGGTCCTGTTTTCAGGGCACCTGTTATTACTGGTGGATTATTTTACGTTGGAACAATCAGGTGTTATCCGTGTTTATCATATGCTTGTTGA
- the LOC126867544 gene encoding ribosome biogenesis protein SPATA5 isoform X2, producing MVFISQSALQLCEIAIGDCVLVIAGESKVVKTAWPTKDKSLTSVSLTKHAIELNNLRGYVKIEKLNSSVDIAKEFVICSVGKHILPETTMELNIILKNHNEQKVFTIGNKFSVPFYGKKLIYKIVKVITDDCENVKLSEQFKQLSITDETRNTKLYKALYNTKWTILNEEQEKKKEENKKSKFKIQDIGGYDNVIEDIKDVLDIGLGLYQSIGNFYISKGILLYGTSGVGKSAIANALISQYDVNSTTIYSSDIYSKSSGETEKKLQDIFTEAKDKAPSIILIEEIDSLCPKRSTSSTDHERRILSQLTALFDGIQNANDNVVILATTSKLDLVDNSLRRPGRIDKEFEIHVPTTNMRAEIFKKMLSKIPNTLSLEDIQNIAFVTHGFVGADLYGLCSQAVLNAVKYQQKTNTDLSLKVTISNFEHALTVTKPSAMKEVLIEVPNIQWSDIGGQKDLKLKLKQAVEWPLRHPEVFLRMGITPPKGVLMFGPPGCSKTMIAKALATESKVNFLNIKGPELFSKWVGESEKAVREIFRKARQVSPSIVFIDEIDALGSERGSSSSAGSNVQERVLAQLLTELDGVTALGSVTLVAATNRPDKIDKALLRPGRLDRIIYVALPDYEARQEIFDIKLRNMPIAEDVHIQDLVDLTEGYSGAEIQAICHEAAMKALEEDLNATIITKEHFKAALAIITPRTPASLINLYNEYMNKIH from the exons ATGGTATTTATATCGCAATCTGCTTTGCAATTATGTGAAATTGCAATAGGGGATTGTGTTCTTGTAATTGCTGGAGAAAGTAAAGTTGTTAAAACTGCTTGGCCAACTAAGGATAAAAGTTTAACAAGTGTTTCGTTAACAAAACATG caatagaattaaatAACCTCCGAGGTTATGttaaaatcgaaaaattaaattcttctgTCGATATTGCCAAGGAATTTGTAATCTGTAGTGTTGGGAAACATATATTGCCAGAAACAACCATGGAACTTAACATAATACTTAAGAATCATAATGAGCAAAAAGTATTTACTATAGGTAATAAATTCAGTGTACCTTTTTATGgcaagaaattaatttataagatTGTCAAAGTTATAACAGATGACTGtgaaaatgttaaattatCTGAACAGTTTAAACAATTGAGCATAACAGATGAAACACGTAATACCAAATTGTATAAAGCACTGTACAACACAAAATGGACGATTTTAAATGAAgagcaagaaaaaaaaaaagaagaaaataaaaaatctaaatttaaaatacaagatattgGAGGATATGATAACGTAATAGAAGATATCAAAGATGTTCTTGATATTGGTCTTGGTCTGTACCAAAGTATTGGAAACTTTTACATTAGTAAaggaatattattatatggCACCTCTGGTGTTGGCAAATCTGCTATCGCCAATGCCTTGATATCGCAATATGATGTTAATTCTACCACTATTTACAGTTCAGATATTTATAGCAAATCTTCAGGCGAAACAGAGAAAAAATTGCAAGATATTTTCACGGAAGCTAAAGATAAAGCTCCAAGCATTATTCTAATAGAAGAAATTGATAGTTTATGCCCTAAAAGGAGTACTTCAAGTACAGATCACGAAAGAAGAATACTTTCACAATTGACTGCACTCTTTGATGGAATACAAAATGCAAATGATAATGTAGTAATACTTGCCACAACTTCGAAATTGGATCTTGTAGATAATTCTCTTAGAAGACCTGGTAGAATAGACAAAGAATTCGAAATTCATGTACCTACTACCAATATGCGCGCagagatatttaaaaaaatgttatcaaAAATACCGAACACTTTATCTTTAGaagatatacaaaatatcgCTTTTGTTACTCATGGATTTGTCGGCGCCGATTTATATGGTTTATGTTCCCAAGCAGTTCTGAATGCTGTAAAATATCAACAGAAAACTAACACTGATCTTTCGTTAAAAGTAACGATATCAAACTTTGAACATGCTTTAACTGTCACAAAGCCGTCAGCTATGAAAGAAGTTTTAATAGAAGTACCGAACATTCAATGGTCGGATATAGGAGGTCAAAAAGAcctaaaattaaaattaaaacaagCTGTTGAGTGGCCACTGCGCCATCCCGAGGTGTTTCTCAGGATGGGTATAACTCCACCTAAAGGTGTTTTAATGTTTGGTCCACCAGGTTGTTCTAAAACAATGATTGCAAAAGCTCTTGCAACAGAAAGTaaagtaaattttttaaacataaaG GGACCAGAATTATTCTCAAAGTGGGTCGGTGAATCCGAAAAAGCCGTAAGAGAGATATTTCGAAAAGCAAGACAAGTATCACCTTCAATAGTATTTATTGATGAAATTGATGCACTAGGAAGTGAAAGAGGTTCTTCGTCAAGCGCCGGAAGCAACGTGCAAGAGCGAGTTCTAGCACAATTATTAACAGAACTGGATGGAGTTACTGCTTTAGGCAGTGTTACTTTAGTGGCAGCAACTAACCGACCcgataaaattgataaa GCACTTCTTCGTCCTGGTCGTTTAGATAGGATAATATACGTGGCATTACCTGATTATGAAGCCAGACAAGAGattttcgatataaaattaagaaatatgcCAATCGCCGAAGATGTACATATTCAAGATCTAGTTGATCTTACAGAAGGATATTCTGGAGCAGAAATCCAAGCAATTTGTCATGAAGCTGCTATGAAAGCACTTGAAGAAGATTTAAATGCTACTATAATCACTAAAGAGCATTTTAAAGCAGCATTGGCTATAATTACTCCACGAACACCAGCGtcgttaataaatttatataatgaatatatgaataaaatacattaa
- the LOC126867544 gene encoding ribosome biogenesis protein SPATA5 isoform X1, with protein MADGISLMIPKGKESGRKSLSPWMTCETCQSILTLKDLEVHNTNCPPNLVTWNHNFIYGGILYSTVETYNLSEQPKNIHVRALDDMVFISQSALQLCEIAIGDCVLVIAGESKVVKTAWPTKDKSLTSVSLTKHAIELNNLRGYVKIEKLNSSVDIAKEFVICSVGKHILPETTMELNIILKNHNEQKVFTIGNKFSVPFYGKKLIYKIVKVITDDCENVKLSEQFKQLSITDETRNTKLYKALYNTKWTILNEEQEKKKEENKKSKFKIQDIGGYDNVIEDIKDVLDIGLGLYQSIGNFYISKGILLYGTSGVGKSAIANALISQYDVNSTTIYSSDIYSKSSGETEKKLQDIFTEAKDKAPSIILIEEIDSLCPKRSTSSTDHERRILSQLTALFDGIQNANDNVVILATTSKLDLVDNSLRRPGRIDKEFEIHVPTTNMRAEIFKKMLSKIPNTLSLEDIQNIAFVTHGFVGADLYGLCSQAVLNAVKYQQKTNTDLSLKVTISNFEHALTVTKPSAMKEVLIEVPNIQWSDIGGQKDLKLKLKQAVEWPLRHPEVFLRMGITPPKGVLMFGPPGCSKTMIAKALATESKVNFLNIKGPELFSKWVGESEKAVREIFRKARQVSPSIVFIDEIDALGSERGSSSSAGSNVQERVLAQLLTELDGVTALGSVTLVAATNRPDKIDKALLRPGRLDRIIYVALPDYEARQEIFDIKLRNMPIAEDVHIQDLVDLTEGYSGAEIQAICHEAAMKALEEDLNATIITKEHFKAALAIITPRTPASLINLYNEYMNKIH; from the exons ATGGCAGACGGCATTTCTCT AATGATaccaaaaggaaaagaaagtgGGAGGAAAAGTCTTTCTCCTTGGATGACATGTGAAACATGTCAGAGCATCTTGACACTAAAGGATCTAGAAGTACATAACACTAATTGTCCACCTAATCTTGTAACATGGAATCATAATTTCATTTACGGTggtatattatatagtacCGTAGAAACATATAATCTATCAG AACAGCCAAAAAATATTCATGTAAGAGCATTGGATGATATGGTATTTATATCGCAATCTGCTTTGCAATTATGTGAAATTGCAATAGGGGATTGTGTTCTTGTAATTGCTGGAGAAAGTAAAGTTGTTAAAACTGCTTGGCCAACTAAGGATAAAAGTTTAACAAGTGTTTCGTTAACAAAACATG caatagaattaaatAACCTCCGAGGTTATGttaaaatcgaaaaattaaattcttctgTCGATATTGCCAAGGAATTTGTAATCTGTAGTGTTGGGAAACATATATTGCCAGAAACAACCATGGAACTTAACATAATACTTAAGAATCATAATGAGCAAAAAGTATTTACTATAGGTAATAAATTCAGTGTACCTTTTTATGgcaagaaattaatttataagatTGTCAAAGTTATAACAGATGACTGtgaaaatgttaaattatCTGAACAGTTTAAACAATTGAGCATAACAGATGAAACACGTAATACCAAATTGTATAAAGCACTGTACAACACAAAATGGACGATTTTAAATGAAgagcaagaaaaaaaaaaagaagaaaataaaaaatctaaatttaaaatacaagatattgGAGGATATGATAACGTAATAGAAGATATCAAAGATGTTCTTGATATTGGTCTTGGTCTGTACCAAAGTATTGGAAACTTTTACATTAGTAAaggaatattattatatggCACCTCTGGTGTTGGCAAATCTGCTATCGCCAATGCCTTGATATCGCAATATGATGTTAATTCTACCACTATTTACAGTTCAGATATTTATAGCAAATCTTCAGGCGAAACAGAGAAAAAATTGCAAGATATTTTCACGGAAGCTAAAGATAAAGCTCCAAGCATTATTCTAATAGAAGAAATTGATAGTTTATGCCCTAAAAGGAGTACTTCAAGTACAGATCACGAAAGAAGAATACTTTCACAATTGACTGCACTCTTTGATGGAATACAAAATGCAAATGATAATGTAGTAATACTTGCCACAACTTCGAAATTGGATCTTGTAGATAATTCTCTTAGAAGACCTGGTAGAATAGACAAAGAATTCGAAATTCATGTACCTACTACCAATATGCGCGCagagatatttaaaaaaatgttatcaaAAATACCGAACACTTTATCTTTAGaagatatacaaaatatcgCTTTTGTTACTCATGGATTTGTCGGCGCCGATTTATATGGTTTATGTTCCCAAGCAGTTCTGAATGCTGTAAAATATCAACAGAAAACTAACACTGATCTTTCGTTAAAAGTAACGATATCAAACTTTGAACATGCTTTAACTGTCACAAAGCCGTCAGCTATGAAAGAAGTTTTAATAGAAGTACCGAACATTCAATGGTCGGATATAGGAGGTCAAAAAGAcctaaaattaaaattaaaacaagCTGTTGAGTGGCCACTGCGCCATCCCGAGGTGTTTCTCAGGATGGGTATAACTCCACCTAAAGGTGTTTTAATGTTTGGTCCACCAGGTTGTTCTAAAACAATGATTGCAAAAGCTCTTGCAACAGAAAGTaaagtaaattttttaaacataaaG GGACCAGAATTATTCTCAAAGTGGGTCGGTGAATCCGAAAAAGCCGTAAGAGAGATATTTCGAAAAGCAAGACAAGTATCACCTTCAATAGTATTTATTGATGAAATTGATGCACTAGGAAGTGAAAGAGGTTCTTCGTCAAGCGCCGGAAGCAACGTGCAAGAGCGAGTTCTAGCACAATTATTAACAGAACTGGATGGAGTTACTGCTTTAGGCAGTGTTACTTTAGTGGCAGCAACTAACCGACCcgataaaattgataaa GCACTTCTTCGTCCTGGTCGTTTAGATAGGATAATATACGTGGCATTACCTGATTATGAAGCCAGACAAGAGattttcgatataaaattaagaaatatgcCAATCGCCGAAGATGTACATATTCAAGATCTAGTTGATCTTACAGAAGGATATTCTGGAGCAGAAATCCAAGCAATTTGTCATGAAGCTGCTATGAAAGCACTTGAAGAAGATTTAAATGCTACTATAATCACTAAAGAGCATTTTAAAGCAGCATTGGCTATAATTACTCCACGAACACCAGCGtcgttaataaatttatataatgaatatatgaataaaatacattaa
- the LOC126867555 gene encoding uncharacterized protein LOC126867555 isoform X1, producing the protein MDGPAVTKRADVPVPNEINRDPPVSRTPLRLSEIQWLPDGQSSRRSQPAWATTDRDRSHAIGDQNEGNEGRTHREEVRQHVCCARHEKMIDVGYGISGEIIQIDAGHCRKLCPRHVLDDPGDASRPTVQRCFPESHCRPRAAKLERVSTIQGVRVIEVTEACECTPDSSCRRESFTHLVHSGTPHQAVIDVGVCMGHCAKDLGCKPVRNSTVSIKGPNGDEVYQVIEKCGCAGTCHKMDHMETVLDFSEVEIKDGTNTTDVRPVVRQINVGQCVGTCPGNETEMCLLRDKKEPSRCLAGLYSKQHTCTPARFKVHEYRTRRGSKREIIQITQCACV; encoded by the exons ATGGACGGGCCAGCCGTCACGAAGCGGGCCGACGTTCCCGTACCAAACGAGATTAATAGAGATCCGCCTGTCAGCCGGACGCCTCTCCGTCTGAGCGAGATCCAGTGGCTTCCAGACGGCCAGTCTTCTCGCAGATCGCAACCTGCGTGGGCAACAACCGATCGTGATCGATCGCACG CCATCGGTGACCAGAATGAAGGCAACGAAGGTAGGACACACAGGGAAGAGGTTCGACAACATGTATGCTGCGCCAGACACGAGAAAATGATCGATGTTGGATACG GAATATCGGGCGAAATTATCCAAATTGATGCAGGCCACTGTCGTAAACTGTGTCCACGACACGTGTTGGATGATCCAGGAGATGCGAGTCGGCCCACTGTAcag AGATGTTTCCCGGAATCGCATTGTCGTCCAAGGGCGGCAAAATTGGAGAGGGTGTCAACGATTCAAGGTGTTCGTGTGATCGAAGTCACAGAAGCTTGCGAATGCACGCCTGATTCGTCCTGTAGGCGAGAATCCTTCACGCATCTCGTACATTCTGGCACTCCTCACCAAGCCGTGATTGATGTCGGAGTATGTATGGGTCACTGTGCTAAAG ATCTTGGATGCAAACCGGTGAGGAACAGTACGGTTAGCATCAAAGGACCGAATG GGGACGAAGTGTACCAAGTGATTGAGAAATGTGGCTGCGCTGGAACATGCCACAAAATGGACCACATGGAGACCGTTTTAGATTTCAGCGAAGTGGAAATTAAGGATGGTACAAACACGACGGATGTTAGGCCAGTCGTTCGG CAAATTAATGTCGGACAATGCGTTGGGACGTGTCCAGGGAACGAGACGGAAATGTGTCTTTTGAGAGACAAAAAAGAGCCATCGAGATGCTTGGCGGGTCTGTACTCGAAGCAACATACTTGTACACCCGCCAGATTCAAAGTTCACGAATACAG GACACGTCGTGGATCGAAGagagaaattattcaaattaccCAATGTGCCTGTGTCTGA
- the LOC126867555 gene encoding uncharacterized protein LOC126867555 isoform X2, producing MRIQITRGQWAVFGGFTLVCLANLRLAIGDQNEGNEGRTHREEVRQHVCCARHEKMIDVGYGISGEIIQIDAGHCRKLCPRHVLDDPGDASRPTVQRCFPESHCRPRAAKLERVSTIQGVRVIEVTEACECTPDSSCRRESFTHLVHSGTPHQAVIDVGVCMGHCAKDLGCKPVRNSTVSIKGPNGDEVYQVIEKCGCAGTCHKMDHMETVLDFSEVEIKDGTNTTDVRPVVRQINVGQCVGTCPGNETEMCLLRDKKEPSRCLAGLYSKQHTCTPARFKVHEYRTRRGSKREIIQITQCACV from the exons ATGCGAATACAAATCACGAGGGGTCAGTGGGccgtattcggtggcttcacgTTAGTTTGCCTCGCCAATTTACGATTAG CCATCGGTGACCAGAATGAAGGCAACGAAGGTAGGACACACAGGGAAGAGGTTCGACAACATGTATGCTGCGCCAGACACGAGAAAATGATCGATGTTGGATACG GAATATCGGGCGAAATTATCCAAATTGATGCAGGCCACTGTCGTAAACTGTGTCCACGACACGTGTTGGATGATCCAGGAGATGCGAGTCGGCCCACTGTAcag AGATGTTTCCCGGAATCGCATTGTCGTCCAAGGGCGGCAAAATTGGAGAGGGTGTCAACGATTCAAGGTGTTCGTGTGATCGAAGTCACAGAAGCTTGCGAATGCACGCCTGATTCGTCCTGTAGGCGAGAATCCTTCACGCATCTCGTACATTCTGGCACTCCTCACCAAGCCGTGATTGATGTCGGAGTATGTATGGGTCACTGTGCTAAAG ATCTTGGATGCAAACCGGTGAGGAACAGTACGGTTAGCATCAAAGGACCGAATG GGGACGAAGTGTACCAAGTGATTGAGAAATGTGGCTGCGCTGGAACATGCCACAAAATGGACCACATGGAGACCGTTTTAGATTTCAGCGAAGTGGAAATTAAGGATGGTACAAACACGACGGATGTTAGGCCAGTCGTTCGG CAAATTAATGTCGGACAATGCGTTGGGACGTGTCCAGGGAACGAGACGGAAATGTGTCTTTTGAGAGACAAAAAAGAGCCATCGAGATGCTTGGCGGGTCTGTACTCGAAGCAACATACTTGTACACCCGCCAGATTCAAAGTTCACGAATACAG GACACGTCGTGGATCGAAGagagaaattattcaaattaccCAATGTGCCTGTGTCTGA
- the LOC126867547 gene encoding bone morphogenetic protein 2-like, which yields MISSDVRFFLLAILFLSCTFNVHAHPNRFSEDDNPNEEELVNSWSLDDLNEGSEHDARRDEALEKLQQVLGIRSHSEKTGRRKVPPQFMVELYNNVADPSGVTRGKNPYNAKVVRSFIERDTTLSRFYFFNITGLEMDESVLEAELHLYRKRTPLKIMHPSTLVSPYYLIRVYQVLDEKSLDVPDLHRLLNVRYVGAHASGWQIFNVKQAVLAWLTGEPNLGLLVTASTLFEDQVTVEFSRRNEYHHSKQPILVLFDDDGKGHRGERGNNESEETSYEDEDEKNDLKNEYGEKNAEKRDRGKGQPEETRWENENKSEYFQRQKRTQIGEHDVVTQTARVTRDFAEETPKRRRRETISSSRKLKKNVYSHGLTSMDIYQRAIRRERMGERVRQRPMSLSNENFREKRSIKSHASVRQNVTECTRHELYVDFKEIGLSSSIIAPLGYSAYHCKGICESPLSQDQQPTNHATIQGIVHKMGLVKGVERPCCVPTKLLGTTILFFDDNENVVLKVYQDMIADRCGCR from the exons ATGATATCGAGTGACGTTCGGTTTTTTCTTTTGGCGATACTCTTCCTATCGTGTACTTTCAACGTACACGCACACCCGAATCGCTTCTCCGAAGATGATAATCCCAACGAGGAAGAACTTGTCAACTCCTGGTCTTTGGATGACTTAAACGAAGGAAGCGAGCACGACGCTCGTCGGGACGAGGCTCTAGAAAAACTACAACAG GTTCTTGGTATCCGGAGTCACAGCGAGAAAACAGGACGTCGCAAGGTGCCACCGCAATTTATGGTGGAACTGTATAATAATGTAGCAGATCCCAGTGGTGTCACGCGTGGCAAAAATCCATACAATGCCAAGGTTGTCCGCAGCTTCATCGAAAGAG ATACcaccttatcgcgattctacTTCTTCAACATCACGGGTTTAGAGATGGACGAATCTGTTTTGGAGGCAGAGCTTCATCTTTATCGGAAGAGAACACCTTTGAAAATTATGCATCCATCCACTTTAGTTTCACCCTATTATTTG ATAAGAGTATATCAAGTCTTGGATGAGAAAAGTTTAGACGTGCCCGATCTTCACAGGCTGTTGAACGTTAGATACGTCGGGGCACACGCGTCCGGTTGGCAG atattcaatGTAAAACAAGCGGTTCTTGCCTGGTTAACTGGAGAACCAAATCTTGGTCTCTTGGTAACGGCTTCCACTTTGTTCGAGGATCAAGTGACTGTAGAGTTTTCCCGGCGAAACGAGTACCATCATAGCAAACAACCGATCTTGGTACTCTTTGATGACGACGGGAAAGGACACCGAGGCGAACGTGGCAACAACGAGAGCGAAGAAACATCGTACGAGGACGAAGACGAGAAGAACGATTTGAAGAACGAGTACGGTGAAAAGAACGCCGAGAAACGCGATCGAGGAAAAGGTCAACCGGAAGAGACTCGATGGGAAAACGAGAATAAATCCGAATACTTTCAAAGGCAGAAGAGAACGCAAATAGGAGAACACGATGTAGTGACACAGACTGCTCGGGTAACCCGAGATTTTGCAGAAGAGACGCCCAAACGACGTCGAAGGGAAACCATTTCCTCTTcaagaaaattaaagaaaaacgTTTATTCGCACGGCTTGACCTCGATGGACATATATCAACGAGCGATACGCCGCGAAAGAATGGGAGAAAGAGTTCGTCAAAGGCCAATGTCTTTGTCGAATGAAAATTTCCGTGAGAAACGGTCAATTAAAAGTCACGCTTCCGTTCGACAAAATGTCACCGAATGTACGAGGCACGAGCTCTACGTCGACTTTAAAGAAATCGGTCTTTCCTCCTCTATCATCGCTCCGCTCGGTTATTCCGCCTATCATTGCAAAGGCATCTGCGAATCGCCATTGAGTCAAGATCAACAGCCGACAAATCACGCGACTATTCAGGGAATCGTTCACAAAATGGGACTGGTGAAGGGGGTTGAGAGACCTTGCTGCGTACCCACGAAACTATTGGGCACAACCATTCTATTCTTTGATGACAATGAAAACGTGGTCCTGAAAGTTTATCAAGACATGATAGCGGATCGTTGCGGATGTCGTTAA